Proteins encoded together in one Heliangelus exortis chromosome 13, bHelExo1.hap1, whole genome shotgun sequence window:
- the LOC139802066 gene encoding borealin-2-like isoform X1, translated as MPLRKSAGKRRSTDSGVEPDRRALSQEKKDQRIALFLSDFDQQAKENIQEMKKELDSLLQTAEKAFTVELLKMPVAIRKMRRKDLLVTDLQGVEEVALAAAVTDCSLEDIPNPKLVRTNSKKVKVTTIVEYEDAKHISGKKISKKVSKTKSLVSLASGLNTKLNPLTRSAHSSTSVTEAFKSLASDCGTTNFKATPKLSKSAGLQQTVSRTLPTSGRAQGMLKRSKSVPQDKTLPFVNIPLADGQTLCTAGGDLHNIDVQLLNQDTVQHIHNLVLLLRAGKVFLGPDTTADSQDVHCNKIQGLFNELK; from the exons ATGCCCCTGAGGAAGTCCGCGGGCAAGCGGCGCAGCACCGACTCGGGTGTGGAGCCCGACCGCAGGGCCCTTTCTCAGGAGAAGAAGGATCAGCGCATCGCGCTCTTCCTCAGCGACTTCGACCAGCAGG CCAAGGAAAATATCcaggaaatgaagaaagaacTTGATTCGCTTTTGCAAACAGCTGAGAAGGCGTTTACAGTGGAGCTGCTGAAGATGCCAGTTGCCATcaggaaaatgagaagaaaagactTGCTCG TTACAGATTTGCAAGGAGTGGAGGAAGTGGCTCTTGCAGCTGCAGTG aCTGATTGCTCTCTAGAAGACATACCAAATCCAAAACTGGTGAGGACCAACAGCAAAAAAG TTAAGGTAACTACAATTGTTGAATACGAAGATGCCAAGCatatttctggaaagaaaatatctaaaaaa GTTTCCAAAACAAAGTCGTTGGTTTCATTGGCCTCTGGTTTAAATACCAAATTGAACCCTCTTACTAG gtctgcTCACTCGTCTACAAGTGTGACTGAGGCCTTTAAGTCTCTTGCTTCTGATTGTGGTACCACAAATTTCAAAGCCACGCCAAAGTTATCTAAAAG TGCTGGACTTCAACAGACTGTCTCAAGAACTCTACCTACCAGTGGAAGAGCTCAAGGCATGttaaaaagaagtaaatcaGTACCCCAAGATAAAACACTTCCATTTGTAAACATTCCTCTGGCCGATGGACAG ACGCTCTGTACGGCTGGTGGAGACCTCCATAACATTGATGTACAACTACTAAATCAAGATACAGTACAGCATATTCATAACTTAGTG CTACTACTAAGAGCTGGGAAGGTGTTTCTGGGCCCTGACACAACAGCAGATTCACAGGATGTACACTGTAATAAAATACAAGGACTCTTCAATGAATTGAAGTAA
- the LOC139802066 gene encoding borealin-2-like isoform X4, whose protein sequence is MPLRKSAGKRRSTDSGVEPDRRALSQEKKDQRIALFLSDFDQQAKENIQEMKKELDSLLQTAEKAFTVELLKMPVAIRKMRRKDLLDLQGVEEVALAAAVTDCSLEDIPNPKLVRTNSKKVKVTTIVEYEDAKHISGKKISKKVSKTKSLVSLASGLNTKLNPLTRSAHSSTSVTEAFKSLASDCGTTNFKATPKLSKSAGLQQTVSRTLPTSGRAQGMLKRSKSVPQDKTLPFVNIPLADGQTLCTAGGDLHNIDVQLLNQDTVQHIHNLVSELTVLCGKATAKPN, encoded by the exons ATGCCCCTGAGGAAGTCCGCGGGCAAGCGGCGCAGCACCGACTCGGGTGTGGAGCCCGACCGCAGGGCCCTTTCTCAGGAGAAGAAGGATCAGCGCATCGCGCTCTTCCTCAGCGACTTCGACCAGCAGG CCAAGGAAAATATCcaggaaatgaagaaagaacTTGATTCGCTTTTGCAAACAGCTGAGAAGGCGTTTACAGTGGAGCTGCTGAAGATGCCAGTTGCCATcaggaaaatgagaagaaaagactTGCTCG ATTTGCAAGGAGTGGAGGAAGTGGCTCTTGCAGCTGCAGTG aCTGATTGCTCTCTAGAAGACATACCAAATCCAAAACTGGTGAGGACCAACAGCAAAAAAG TTAAGGTAACTACAATTGTTGAATACGAAGATGCCAAGCatatttctggaaagaaaatatctaaaaaa GTTTCCAAAACAAAGTCGTTGGTTTCATTGGCCTCTGGTTTAAATACCAAATTGAACCCTCTTACTAG gtctgcTCACTCGTCTACAAGTGTGACTGAGGCCTTTAAGTCTCTTGCTTCTGATTGTGGTACCACAAATTTCAAAGCCACGCCAAAGTTATCTAAAAG TGCTGGACTTCAACAGACTGTCTCAAGAACTCTACCTACCAGTGGAAGAGCTCAAGGCATGttaaaaagaagtaaatcaGTACCCCAAGATAAAACACTTCCATTTGTAAACATTCCTCTGGCCGATGGACAG ACGCTCTGTACGGCTGGTGGAGACCTCCATAACATTGATGTACAACTACTAAATCAAGATACAGTACAGCATATTCATAACTTAGTG AGTGAGCTGACCGTACTATGTGGAAAGGCAACAGCTAAACCAAATTAG
- the LOC139802066 gene encoding borealin-2-like isoform X2: MPLRKSAGKRRSTDSGVEPDRRALSQEKKDQRIALFLSDFDQQAKENIQEMKKELDSLLQTAEKAFTVELLKMPVAIRKMRRKDLLDLQGVEEVALAAAVTDCSLEDIPNPKLVRTNSKKVKVTTIVEYEDAKHISGKKISKKVSKTKSLVSLASGLNTKLNPLTRSAHSSTSVTEAFKSLASDCGTTNFKATPKLSKSAGLQQTVSRTLPTSGRAQGMLKRSKSVPQDKTLPFVNIPLADGQTLCTAGGDLHNIDVQLLNQDTVQHIHNLVLLLRAGKVFLGPDTTADSQDVHCNKIQGLFNELK, encoded by the exons ATGCCCCTGAGGAAGTCCGCGGGCAAGCGGCGCAGCACCGACTCGGGTGTGGAGCCCGACCGCAGGGCCCTTTCTCAGGAGAAGAAGGATCAGCGCATCGCGCTCTTCCTCAGCGACTTCGACCAGCAGG CCAAGGAAAATATCcaggaaatgaagaaagaacTTGATTCGCTTTTGCAAACAGCTGAGAAGGCGTTTACAGTGGAGCTGCTGAAGATGCCAGTTGCCATcaggaaaatgagaagaaaagactTGCTCG ATTTGCAAGGAGTGGAGGAAGTGGCTCTTGCAGCTGCAGTG aCTGATTGCTCTCTAGAAGACATACCAAATCCAAAACTGGTGAGGACCAACAGCAAAAAAG TTAAGGTAACTACAATTGTTGAATACGAAGATGCCAAGCatatttctggaaagaaaatatctaaaaaa GTTTCCAAAACAAAGTCGTTGGTTTCATTGGCCTCTGGTTTAAATACCAAATTGAACCCTCTTACTAG gtctgcTCACTCGTCTACAAGTGTGACTGAGGCCTTTAAGTCTCTTGCTTCTGATTGTGGTACCACAAATTTCAAAGCCACGCCAAAGTTATCTAAAAG TGCTGGACTTCAACAGACTGTCTCAAGAACTCTACCTACCAGTGGAAGAGCTCAAGGCATGttaaaaagaagtaaatcaGTACCCCAAGATAAAACACTTCCATTTGTAAACATTCCTCTGGCCGATGGACAG ACGCTCTGTACGGCTGGTGGAGACCTCCATAACATTGATGTACAACTACTAAATCAAGATACAGTACAGCATATTCATAACTTAGTG CTACTACTAAGAGCTGGGAAGGTGTTTCTGGGCCCTGACACAACAGCAGATTCACAGGATGTACACTGTAATAAAATACAAGGACTCTTCAATGAATTGAAGTAA
- the LOC139802066 gene encoding borealin-2-like isoform X3, with translation MPLRKSAGKRRSTDSGVEPDRRALSQEKKDQRIALFLSDFDQQAKENIQEMKKELDSLLQTAEKAFTVELLKMPVAIRKMRRKDLLVTDLQGVEEVALAAAVTDCSLEDIPNPKLVRTNSKKVKVTTIVEYEDAKHISGKKISKKVSKTKSLVSLASGLNTKLNPLTRSAHSSTSVTEAFKSLASDCGTTNFKATPKLSKSAGLQQTVSRTLPTSGRAQGMLKRSKSVPQDKTLPFVNIPLADGQTLCTAGGDLHNIDVQLLNQDTVQHIHNLVSELTVLCGKATAKPN, from the exons ATGCCCCTGAGGAAGTCCGCGGGCAAGCGGCGCAGCACCGACTCGGGTGTGGAGCCCGACCGCAGGGCCCTTTCTCAGGAGAAGAAGGATCAGCGCATCGCGCTCTTCCTCAGCGACTTCGACCAGCAGG CCAAGGAAAATATCcaggaaatgaagaaagaacTTGATTCGCTTTTGCAAACAGCTGAGAAGGCGTTTACAGTGGAGCTGCTGAAGATGCCAGTTGCCATcaggaaaatgagaagaaaagactTGCTCG TTACAGATTTGCAAGGAGTGGAGGAAGTGGCTCTTGCAGCTGCAGTG aCTGATTGCTCTCTAGAAGACATACCAAATCCAAAACTGGTGAGGACCAACAGCAAAAAAG TTAAGGTAACTACAATTGTTGAATACGAAGATGCCAAGCatatttctggaaagaaaatatctaaaaaa GTTTCCAAAACAAAGTCGTTGGTTTCATTGGCCTCTGGTTTAAATACCAAATTGAACCCTCTTACTAG gtctgcTCACTCGTCTACAAGTGTGACTGAGGCCTTTAAGTCTCTTGCTTCTGATTGTGGTACCACAAATTTCAAAGCCACGCCAAAGTTATCTAAAAG TGCTGGACTTCAACAGACTGTCTCAAGAACTCTACCTACCAGTGGAAGAGCTCAAGGCATGttaaaaagaagtaaatcaGTACCCCAAGATAAAACACTTCCATTTGTAAACATTCCTCTGGCCGATGGACAG ACGCTCTGTACGGCTGGTGGAGACCTCCATAACATTGATGTACAACTACTAAATCAAGATACAGTACAGCATATTCATAACTTAGTG AGTGAGCTGACCGTACTATGTGGAAAGGCAACAGCTAAACCAAATTAG